A region of Candidatus Binatia bacterium DNA encodes the following proteins:
- a CDS encoding glycosyltransferase, with amino-acid sequence MRGGEKCLDLMCELLPDAEIFTLLHAPGSVSKRIESRKIHTSSLQRLPLALKAYPYYLPVLPWAIEQFDMRGFDAIVSVSHCVAKGVVPAPESWHACYCLTPMRYIWDAYGEYFDSRGSRSLRVAGRIVAPWLRMWDVASSARVDAFAAISQHVRSRISRYYHRDSCVIYPPVDDHLFDVPLASGPGSYFLSVGAAAPNKRLDLAIEAFRELGLPLVVAGAGPGAAQLRRRAPANVSFFGWSTDEELVALYQGARALVFPGYDDFGLTPLEAAAVGRPTIAFAGGGALETVVPSNGRDVGTGILFTEQTASGLAAGVREFLQVESEFDPAALRAHAARFARRECKARLREFLGQGISARAFAC; translated from the coding sequence ATGCGGGGCGGGGAGAAGTGCCTCGATCTCATGTGCGAGCTCCTGCCGGACGCGGAGATCTTCACGCTGCTGCACGCGCCGGGGTCGGTCTCGAAGCGGATCGAGTCGCGGAAGATCCACACCTCGTCGCTGCAGCGCCTGCCGCTCGCCCTCAAGGCGTACCCGTACTACCTGCCGGTTCTGCCCTGGGCGATCGAGCAGTTCGACATGCGCGGCTTCGACGCGATCGTGAGCGTCAGCCACTGCGTCGCGAAGGGCGTGGTGCCGGCGCCGGAGTCCTGGCACGCCTGCTACTGCCTGACGCCGATGCGCTACATCTGGGACGCGTACGGCGAGTACTTCGACTCCCGCGGCTCGCGCTCCCTGCGCGTCGCCGGCCGGATCGTCGCGCCGTGGCTGCGGATGTGGGACGTCGCGTCCTCGGCGCGGGTCGACGCCTTTGCGGCGATCTCGCAGCACGTGCGCAGCCGGATCAGCCGCTACTACCATCGCGACTCGTGCGTCATCTATCCGCCGGTCGACGACCACCTGTTCGACGTGCCGCTCGCGAGCGGACCGGGCAGCTACTTCCTCTCGGTCGGTGCGGCGGCCCCGAACAAGCGGCTCGACCTCGCGATCGAGGCGTTCCGCGAGCTCGGTCTGCCGCTGGTCGTGGCGGGGGCGGGTCCTGGTGCTGCGCAGCTGCGGCGTCGCGCGCCGGCCAACGTCTCGTTCTTCGGCTGGAGCACGGACGAGGAGCTGGTCGCGCTCTACCAGGGCGCGCGCGCGCTGGTCTTCCCGGGCTACGACGACTTTGGCTTGACGCCGCTCGAGGCGGCGGCCGTGGGCCGTCCGACGATCGCGTTCGCGGGCGGCGGAGCGCTGGAGACGGTGGTGCCGAGCAACGGGCGTGACGTGGGCACCGGCATCCTGTTCACCGAGCAGACGGCGTCCGGGCTCGCGGCGGGCGTGCGCGAGTTCCTGCAGGTCGAGTCGGAGTTCGATCCGGCGGCGCTGCGAGCGCACGCGGCGCGGTTCGCGCGTCGGGAGTGCAAGGCGCGACTGCGCGAGTTCTTGGGCCAGGGCATCTCGGCGAGGGCGTTCGCATGCTGA
- a CDS encoding glycosyltransferase family 2 protein, which produces MNDLRMDDVRSAERCALSVVVPFYEEEEAIDAFFEELLGVLDRLGLDAEVVAVDDGSSDGTFAKLAAVHARDPRVRVIRFRRNFGQTASLAAGFAHARGDVIVTMDGDLQNDPADIPRLLAKLDEGWDVVSGWRHDRQDDTLTRILPSRIANAIISSATHVKLHDYGCGIKAYRREIAQGLKLYGEMHRFLPAIAGDLGARVTEIPVNHRPRTVGRSKYGLSRTVRVILDLITVKFLSDFATRPIQVFGLLGLLATTLGALLLLYLGFEKIVLGVELGGRPIVLLAILLVVTGLQFITFGLLGEMLARTYHESQGKPTYVVRETLG; this is translated from the coding sequence ATGAACGACCTGCGCATGGACGACGTGCGCAGCGCGGAGCGCTGCGCGCTGTCCGTCGTCGTGCCGTTCTACGAGGAAGAGGAGGCGATCGACGCCTTCTTCGAGGAGCTGCTCGGCGTGCTCGACCGCCTCGGGCTCGACGCCGAGGTGGTCGCGGTCGACGACGGCTCGAGCGACGGGACGTTCGCCAAGCTCGCCGCCGTGCACGCGCGCGATCCGCGCGTGCGCGTGATCCGCTTCCGGCGCAACTTCGGCCAGACGGCGAGCCTCGCGGCCGGCTTCGCGCACGCGCGCGGCGACGTCATCGTCACCATGGACGGCGATCTGCAGAACGATCCCGCCGACATCCCGCGGCTGCTCGCGAAGCTCGACGAGGGCTGGGACGTGGTCTCCGGCTGGCGTCACGACCGGCAGGACGACACGCTGACGCGCATCCTGCCGTCGCGCATCGCGAACGCGATCATCTCGTCCGCGACCCACGTCAAGCTGCACGACTACGGCTGCGGCATCAAGGCGTACCGCCGTGAGATCGCGCAGGGCCTCAAGCTCTACGGCGAGATGCACCGCTTCCTGCCGGCGATCGCGGGTGACCTCGGCGCGCGGGTCACGGAGATCCCCGTCAATCATCGCCCGCGCACGGTGGGACGCTCGAAGTACGGGCTGTCGCGCACGGTGCGCGTCATCCTCGACCTGATCACCGTCAAGTTCCTGTCCGACTTCGCGACGCGCCCGATCCAGGTCTTCGGCCTGCTCGGGCTGCTCGCGACGACGCTCGGCGCGCTGCTGCTGCTCTACCTGGGCTTCGAGAAGATCGTGCTCGGCGTCGAGCTCGGCGGACGGCCGATCGTGCTGCTCGCGATCCTGCTCGTCGTGACCGGCCTGCAGTTCATCACCTTCGGGCTGCTCGGCGAGATGCTGGCGCGCACCTACCACGAGTCCCAGGGCAAGCCGACCTACGTCGTGCGCGAGACGCTGGGCTAG
- a CDS encoding glycosyltransferase family 1 protein: protein MRRIGIDARKLDDGGIGRYVRELLRRLPALARDTTFVALARPSGVERLRAQGDLEVVEVRARGYSLAEHVELARVAAERRLDLLHVPHYVVPGMARVPLVATVHDLIHLRVPRTPLHAVYARVMLGLVRRRARLVLTPSHAVARDLETLAGIARERVAVVPNGVDADAWGAPLPEGAVEGFVRRRGLQPPYALNVTNGLPHKGLDLLLEAWRELPEIKLVLAGQGSDRRAVRERVAAAGLPPGAVTVLGELDEAELRCAYRGAAVVVIASRLEGFGLPALEAMAAGVPVVAAEAGALPEVVGDAGILFPERSVACLRGALYRLTPRSKQEARADLIRRGLARAREFTWDRTAQETYAAYQRALHCQT, encoded by the coding sequence ATGCGCCGCATCGGCATCGACGCGCGCAAGCTCGACGACGGGGGCATCGGCCGCTACGTCCGCGAGCTGCTGCGCCGCCTGCCCGCGCTCGCGCGCGACACGACGTTCGTCGCGCTGGCGCGGCCCTCCGGCGTCGAGCGGCTGCGCGCGCAGGGCGACCTCGAGGTGGTCGAGGTGCGTGCGCGCGGCTACTCGCTCGCAGAGCACGTCGAGCTCGCGCGGGTCGCGGCGGAGAGGCGGCTCGATCTCCTGCACGTGCCGCACTACGTCGTGCCGGGGATGGCGCGCGTGCCGCTCGTCGCGACGGTGCACGACCTGATCCACCTGCGCGTGCCGCGCACGCCGCTGCACGCGGTCTACGCGCGCGTCATGCTCGGGCTCGTGCGCCGACGCGCGCGTCTGGTCTTGACGCCGTCGCACGCGGTGGCGCGCGACCTCGAGACGCTCGCCGGGATCGCGCGCGAGCGGGTCGCGGTCGTGCCGAACGGCGTCGACGCGGACGCCTGGGGCGCGCCCCTGCCCGAAGGGGCGGTCGAGGGCTTCGTCCGCCGCCGCGGGCTGCAGCCGCCGTACGCGCTCAACGTCACGAACGGCTTGCCGCACAAGGGCCTCGACCTGCTGCTCGAGGCCTGGCGGGAGCTGCCGGAGATCAAGCTCGTGCTCGCGGGGCAGGGCTCCGACCGGCGCGCGGTGCGCGAGCGCGTCGCCGCGGCGGGGCTGCCGCCGGGCGCGGTGACGGTCCTCGGCGAGCTCGACGAGGCCGAGCTCCGCTGCGCGTACCGGGGAGCCGCGGTGGTGGTGATCGCGTCGCGGCTCGAGGGCTTCGGGCTGCCGGCGCTCGAGGCCATGGCGGCCGGGGTGCCGGTGGTCGCGGCCGAGGCCGGCGCGCTGCCGGAAGTGGTCGGCGACGCGGGGATTTTGTTCCCGGAACGTTCGGTTGCTTGCCTGCGCGGGGCGCTCTATAGACTTACGCCCCGATCGAAGCAGGAGGCCCGTGCCGACCTGATTCGCCGGGGGCTCGCGCGCGCCCGCGAGTTCACGTGGGATCGCACGGCGCAGGAGACGTACGCGGCGTACCAGCGGGCGCTGCACTGTCAGACGTGA
- a CDS encoding undecaprenyl-phosphate glucose phosphotransferase, which translates to MLKERRQLFIGLFVMADLTVLAAAWALAYALRFVVPVIPVTKGTPPFANYLTLLPVILAIWGIVFRASGLYDPMRTREVGAERRTVLRACSLAMLIFTAVSFLGFEKAYSLSRLMLLYFYVLGTAAVIVERSLLREILRELRRRGYNLRHVLIVGDGELAQAVADRMTRHPEFGLKVRGFLTDDPARVGTSIGAVPVCGQWDSVADVVAKGGVDQVVLALPFEALPRLGGIVSKLDSAAVDIKVVPDVERFVSLRSGIEEFEGLPVISLRATPLTGWNRVAKRAMDVALGSVALVVAAPLMLVIALLVKLTSPGPVLFSQERMGLDGRVFRVWKFRTMREDAEEDTGPVWATPDDPRRTKVGAWLRRLSLDELPQLINVLRGEMSLVGPRPERPIFIEEFRRRVPRYMLRHMVRAGMTGWAQVHGWRGNTSIEQRIKYDLYYIENWSLLLDLKILALTFVRGFANKNAY; encoded by the coding sequence ATGCTGAAGGAACGCCGTCAGCTCTTCATCGGTCTCTTCGTGATGGCCGATCTCACCGTGCTGGCGGCGGCGTGGGCGCTCGCCTACGCGCTGCGCTTCGTCGTGCCCGTCATCCCGGTCACCAAGGGCACGCCGCCGTTCGCGAACTACTTGACGCTGCTGCCCGTGATCCTCGCGATCTGGGGCATCGTGTTCCGCGCGAGCGGGCTCTACGACCCGATGCGCACGCGCGAGGTCGGCGCCGAGCGCCGCACGGTGCTGCGCGCCTGCTCGCTCGCGATGCTGATCTTCACCGCGGTCAGCTTCCTCGGCTTCGAGAAGGCGTACTCGCTGTCGCGCCTGATGCTGCTCTACTTCTACGTGCTCGGCACGGCCGCGGTCATCGTCGAGCGCTCGCTGCTGCGCGAGATCCTGCGCGAGCTGCGCCGACGCGGCTACAACCTGCGCCACGTGCTGATCGTCGGCGACGGCGAGCTCGCGCAGGCGGTCGCCGATCGCATGACCCGCCACCCGGAGTTCGGTCTCAAGGTGCGTGGTTTCCTGACCGATGACCCCGCCAGGGTGGGGACTTCCATCGGCGCCGTTCCGGTCTGCGGTCAGTGGGACTCCGTGGCGGACGTGGTCGCCAAGGGCGGCGTCGACCAGGTCGTGCTCGCGCTGCCGTTCGAGGCGCTGCCGCGGCTCGGCGGGATCGTCTCGAAGCTCGACTCGGCCGCGGTCGACATCAAGGTCGTCCCCGACGTCGAGCGCTTCGTCAGCCTGCGCAGCGGCATCGAGGAGTTCGAGGGCCTGCCGGTGATCAGCCTGCGCGCGACGCCGCTCACCGGCTGGAACCGGGTCGCGAAGCGCGCCATGGACGTTGCGCTAGGCTCCGTCGCGCTGGTCGTCGCGGCGCCGCTGATGCTGGTCATCGCGCTGCTCGTCAAGCTGACCTCGCCGGGGCCCGTGCTGTTCAGCCAGGAGCGCATGGGGCTCGACGGGCGCGTGTTCCGCGTCTGGAAGTTCCGCACCATGCGCGAGGACGCCGAGGAGGACACCGGCCCGGTGTGGGCCACTCCCGACGACCCGCGCCGCACCAAGGTCGGAGCCTGGCTGCGTCGCCTGTCGCTCGACGAGCTGCCGCAGCTCATCAACGTGCTGCGCGGCGAGATGAGCCTCGTCGGGCCGCGTCCCGAGCGGCCCATCTTCATCGAGGAGTTCCGCCGGCGCGTCCCGCGCTACATGCTGCGCCACATGGTCCGGGCCGGTATGACGGGCTGGGCGCAGGTCCACGGCTGGCGCGGAAATACCTCTATTGAGCAGCGCATCAAGTACGATCTTTACTACATCGAGAACTGGTCCCTGCTGCTCGACCTCAAGATCCTCGCGCTCACCTTCGTTCGAGGCTTCGCCAACAAGAACGCCTACTGA
- the mtnP gene encoding S-methyl-5'-thioadenosine phosphorylase: MSNSTPRATLGVIGGSGLYDLADLHDVERVRLTTPFGDPSDEFVIGTLSGCRVAFLPRHGRGHRLLPTELNFRANIHGMKQLGVVQLLAVGAVGSLREEIVPGHVVVPDQFIDRTFSRNATFFGDGVVAHVQFGDPVCGRLAKSVAAAARSAGATVHEGGTYVCMEGPQFSTRAESNLYRSWNASVIGMTNLQEAKLAREAEICFATLAMSTDYDCWHESEAEVDAASILAVLKANAELAARTVAELAGKLPEGDCACRHALEFAIVTDRATIPERTRERLRLIAGKYL, translated from the coding sequence GTGTCGAATTCCACTCCCCGCGCAACCCTTGGCGTGATCGGCGGCAGCGGCCTGTACGACCTCGCCGATCTCCACGACGTCGAGCGCGTGCGCTTGACGACCCCGTTCGGCGACCCGTCGGACGAGTTCGTCATCGGCACGCTGTCCGGCTGCCGCGTCGCGTTCCTGCCGCGCCACGGCCGTGGCCACCGTCTTCTGCCGACCGAGCTCAACTTCCGCGCCAACATCCACGGCATGAAGCAGCTCGGCGTCGTGCAGCTGCTCGCGGTCGGCGCCGTCGGCAGCCTGCGCGAGGAGATCGTGCCCGGGCACGTCGTGGTGCCGGACCAGTTCATCGACCGGACGTTCTCGCGCAACGCGACCTTCTTCGGCGACGGCGTGGTCGCGCACGTCCAGTTCGGCGACCCGGTGTGCGGACGCCTCGCGAAGAGCGTCGCCGCGGCCGCGCGTTCGGCGGGCGCGACGGTGCACGAGGGCGGCACCTACGTCTGCATGGAGGGGCCGCAGTTCTCGACGCGCGCCGAGTCGAACCTCTACCGGTCGTGGAACGCGTCGGTGATCGGCATGACCAACCTGCAGGAGGCGAAGCTCGCGCGCGAGGCGGAGATCTGCTTCGCGACGCTCGCGATGAGCACCGACTACGACTGCTGGCACGAGAGCGAGGCCGAGGTCGACGCGGCGAGCATCCTCGCCGTTTTGAAGGCGAACGCCGAGCTCGCGGCGCGCACGGTCGCCGAGCTCGCGGGCAAGCTGCCCGAGGGCGATTGCGCGTGCCGGCACGCGCTCGAGTTCGCGATCGTCACCGACCGCGCGACGATCCCCGAGCGGACGCGGGAGCGTCTCCGCCTGATCGCCGGCAAGTACCTATGA